The stretch of DNA aagaaagaaagaacacgagaaagaaaaaaaagctcttaAACGTGATGAACgtgataaatattttgctGAAAATGATGATCCAACAATACCAGAACATTTACAATATAAACTAGGTGCTAATACACCATTTTTACGTTTGTATgatacaacaattaataatcattacaaTTGGCAGTTGATGAAGGCATCAATGTTTggtacaaaaataattgttgattgtGGTTTTGAACAAGATATGACAAGATCGGAAGTTAAAAATTGTGCAAAACAATTACAGCTGTCATTTGCAGCTAATCGTGCTCATAGAGATCCATTTgatttacattattataatttaaataccaGTGGTATGTTGCATAGTGATTTTTATGCATTTATACCAACAATGTATGATCCAACTTTTccaattaatttaacacaaaaaagtTACCTagaagattttaaaaaagaagaattaatttatctaacaCCTGATGCTACAATAGAAATGAAAGAATTTAATCATAATGCTACATATATTATTGGTGCTATTGTTGATAaggtataaaattatttcaaattgtttgataaatttaaatgttaatttatatattgagataataatttgactgttttatttttagataagtGGAAAACCATTGTCACTTGCTAAAGCTAAACGAGAGGGCATCAAAATGGTTAAGCTACCAATGGATACTTATTTACACTTTGGTTCTGGTAGTGGAAAAAGTTTGACTATCAATCAAAtggttgatattttgttggatCTTAAAATGACCAATGATTGGGAATTTGCATTACGACATGtaccaaaaagaaaattatttgacagTCGTCAAAATGCAATGGAAAGAAAAGCACGACGTTATTTAGCTGAAACTTCTCAAGAAGCACAAGCATATACAGCACCAAGAGATTTTACACTTGAAGcacgaaaaaaatttcaaattaaaaaataattaatcaatttttttttttgtattattttaatgataaaaataataaaagttaacaattttttatttaaaacatttattatttatttgtttttttcttgtaaatttataaaatatatataaaaagcttTACAGTCGTAGATTATTAAGTTTGAGATGAATTATTGCCACCAGCTTGAAAGCTTCTTTTAATTGAAACATGTGGATAAAGTTTTCTCCATTCTTGAATTTTAGTATCACTAATACCATCACAAAAACTtaaatcaatcatttttaattgtggACAACATAGTAATATTCTTAGACAAATATCTGGTGTTAATGATCTTGCTCCAAGTAAATCAAGTTGTTCAAGATTATGACAAAGTAAAAGTGGCTCAATATCACGATCATTTAAACCACGAAGAGCTGCTAGAAATACTTTTTCCAATGAAtgacaatttgttaaaaatacttttaaagaATCACCAGGTGCACCAATTCCTCcactgaaataaataacaaaatcttttataaacatttataataaataaatgacaaattaaaCATACCACCAGCCAAAATCAACTTCACGAAGTTTTGTACATTTTGTTAATGCTCTAACACCAACTGGTGTTAATGTTTGAACTTTCCAAAAATCAATACTCTCAATATTTAAACAagaatttgataattcaatgaCAACATCATCCATATTTAAACGTTCATGCATACCagctaaatttaaatgtttcatttgataattattttttaatattgcacACATTGCTGGTGTTTCAATCAGTGTTCTATAAAGTTCCAATCTTTCTAGACAATGTAGTTTACTCAATGAATCAAAACCATCTTTTGTAATTGACGTACAATTTCGTAAACATAATtctaaacaatcaaaaaattatgtaaaattgattattcaattataaataataaattattattaataatgataaattttaccttttaaatttttacatattgttGATActtgaatgataaaataatcattaacaaAATGACAACAATTTAATCGTAAATGTGTCAACAATGATCCACATGaagttaaaaaatcaacaacacaatcagttgttattttattataattaccaCACCATGATAAATTCagcttttgtaaatatttacaacGTGGTGCAAGTACTGTTAGAGCATCAGAATCAATACAATTCCAATaaggttttaaatttaaactagtATATAACAATGCATCTTTAgcaatattgttaaaatatctattaacacgacaacaacaacaaagagattttaaatctaaattatttaatattttaagcaTTGTTTCatcctaaaaaataaaaacaattaattatatataattttagatgaattatattatttaaaatactcactggtagtattgaaaaatttccACAAAAATTTCCAACTGTTGATTctgttattgttgatgaatttgatgttgatatatttatttcacgaATTAATTTTGGAAAATCATCTTGTAAAAATTGCTGAAGACTGTTGAATGCTTCTTCAATTGGTGGTATACAATAACAATGAAGACccaattttgataataatttaccttttGGAATTTTATCTGATATTttactagaaaaataaaaatttaaaagttaaaataacttatcttataatttaatttctaatttaccttttatataaaacacaatgtttatgtaaagttttttttaatttttttaaatcataattttggtttaaataatctggtgttaaattaaatggatcatcaatattattggttgaattatttaattctttgaGTAATGCACTGATACATCTATTTCGAAATCCAACATGTGGCAAAATAAGTTCAACAgtaccaattaataatatagcATCAAGCTCAGTATAGTAATCAAGATTACTatgattaaattcaattcgaattttgtttgttttaaaattacaagatTTAAGTGGTGGTGAAAATATTCTTGGTTTATGAGCTACAGATTGAGGTGAACCACTCCATAATTTATGCCATTGTTTATTTGTATCCATTGCCCATACTTTAACAACACTTCCTGGATTGTATGTTTCGAAAATTGACACACGAATTGGATAAACTTCTTGATGATATTCAACATCTGTTTaatgacaatatatatttttaattatgtaattaataGTAGCTAAACTTGtgctattaattttcattataataattatttaccaatGTAATCTTGACTTTCATAGTCTTCATTATTTTGTGgcataaaatcaattaattttgatggtGACTCGTCCCACCAACGTCCATAAGTTCTCTAAAAATCATAATGACATTAATTTGTGTtagctaattttttaataattatatttttttttataataaccaTGACAAATGCCTGGGGGTAATCTCCATAGTCTGGAAATTTACTGGGTTTACCAGCTATGTTATATCCAGTGTAAGAAATACTATTACTACTACCATACTGTGAACTAAAATCACAAACATCTTTGACATATTGCTCAACAAATGTTACTGTTTcatctttttcattatttttattgtcatgtattattgttactttttctatttttatttcatcagaaGATACCATTCTATTattgttttgataattatcaCTGTCAAGGTTgttaagtaattaaaaaatttaaattatttcgttaaataacattcaataataaaacactTAAAATGttgacatttataaaatttatttattattttatttgttggtgATTGTCATCcaactgtaaataaatattttaattttacaaatgtcatcctttgttttttttatttttgttttttttatttttaataacacaaaaaaaataaataaataaataacaatgtcGACAGCGCCATGGCAAATGTCAAACGcaacaattgataaaacagATATCGACAATATTCACCTTttgcaaaatagaaaaaaaaaaaaatacatatataatagaaatagaaaaaatatttaaaccaaaACTTGCATAGCTCATTTGATCAAATATGACTCAGTTCAAAAAATTACGTGAATCAGATTTGGAAAAaaacttggtaaaaaaatataaagctgAGCAAATACCATTGAGTACATCTTCACCTCCAAGACAAATTTCAACACGTTGCagcgaaataaaaaataaggttATAGTCAATGAtagtcaataattattaacagtatataatatgaatattaaatataaatgttgataTCATTTTCAGCTATATGGTCATCATAATGATCATTCATATGCCAAAGATGTACTGATAATGAAAcgtgttaatgatgattgcttggctgaaatattcatgtatcTTTCAGCATGTGAAAGACCAAAAATTGCATTGggtatgataatgataattaacatacatataagataaattatttaataatgacaattaattaatttttttagtatgcaaACAATGGAAAAGAGCTCTTGATTATTAT from Aphidius gifuensis isolate YNYX2018 linkage group LG4, ASM1490517v1, whole genome shotgun sequence encodes:
- the LOC122855451 gene encoding mitochondrial ribonuclease P protein 1 homolog, with the translated sequence MYSRKLSSLLISFGSKFQQKHVAGIKTITSSLLSSSPSSSIVETKVKIIPNISLITDRNFCTSTRPPNKDEIAEMQMKEFVKDPENKRLFDIIKLEVEVMRQNGENVPEKLRPRDWYELILSPSRGKRRRLLDFLFGIERKKEHEKEKKALKRDERDKYFAENDDPTIPEHLQYKLGANTPFLRLYDTTINNHYNWQLMKASMFGTKIIVDCGFEQDMTRSEVKNCAKQLQLSFAANRAHRDPFDLHYYNLNTSGMLHSDFYAFIPTMYDPTFPINLTQKSYLEDFKKEELIYLTPDATIEMKEFNHNATYIIGAIVDKISGKPLSLAKAKREGIKMVKLPMDTYLHFGSGSGKSLTINQMVDILLDLKMTNDWEFALRHVPKRKLFDSRQNAMERKARRYLAETSQEAQAYTAPRDFTLEARKKFQIKK
- the LOC122855450 gene encoding F-box/LRR-repeat protein 4-like, with translation MVSSDEIKIEKVTIIHDNKNNEKDETVTFVEQYVKDVCDFSSQYGSSNSISYTGYNIAGKPSKFPDYGDYPQAFVMRTYGRWWDESPSKLIDFMPQNNEDYESQDYIDVEYHQEVYPIRVSIFETYNPGSVVKVWAMDTNKQWHKLWSGSPQSVAHKPRIFSPPLKSCNFKTNKIRIEFNHSNLDYYTELDAILLIGTVELILPHVGFRNRCISALLKELNNSTNNIDDPFNLTPDYLNQNYDLKKLKKTLHKHCVLYKSKISDKIPKGKLLSKLGLHCYCIPPIEEAFNSLQQFLQDDFPKLIREINISTSNSSTITESTVGNFCGNFSILPDETMLKILNNLDLKSLCCCCRVNRYFNNIAKDALLYTSLNLKPYWNCIDSDALTVLAPRCKYLQKLNLSWCGNYNKITTDCVVDFLTSCGSLLTHLRLNCCHFVNDYFIIQVSTICKNLKELCLRNCTSITKDGFDSLSKLHCLERLELYRTLIETPAMCAILKNNYQMKHLNLAGMHERLNMDDVVIELSNSCLNIESIDFWKVQTLTPVGVRALTKCTKLREVDFGWCGGIGAPGDSLKVFLTNCHSLEKVFLAALRGLNDRDIEPLLLCHNLEQLDLLGARSLTPDICLRILLCCPQLKMIDLSFCDGISDTKIQEWRKLYPHVSIKRSFQAGGNNSSQT